One bacterium DNA segment encodes these proteins:
- a CDS encoding SH3 domain-containing protein: MRHHGSDGTVRRLILSVALLWSFPPILYAQAFDTTPPIIAHQPQKLGRQGKPLPLAANIADSNGVKAVQLKISYEGEAFEGPMPVINEKEAVPVAVKILTDQLPVYAGPGTTFKKVGVLNRDQQVLVTMIRDPYFRIRSEQGLSGYIDAQSAQVITQGRLYGVTVPANITQSAFLTYQIIAIDAFGNESKTEPVEVRLIDDKQLAKMQTRAGLTPKAQVKSPATVKPLSSRKSSPFYTKPVFWLAAVAAGGGAYYLLSGGEEEQTKDSTVFLSIEW, encoded by the coding sequence ATGAGACACCATGGATCCGATGGAACAGTGCGACGTCTGATTCTATCTGTCGCTCTTCTTTGGTCATTCCCGCCTATCTTGTACGCCCAGGCGTTCGATACCACCCCGCCGATCATCGCTCATCAACCGCAAAAGCTGGGCCGCCAGGGCAAGCCTCTGCCGCTGGCTGCCAATATCGCTGATTCCAATGGAGTCAAAGCGGTTCAGCTCAAAATCAGCTATGAGGGGGAAGCGTTTGAAGGCCCGATGCCGGTGATTAACGAAAAGGAGGCGGTGCCGGTTGCGGTTAAAATCCTCACGGATCAGTTGCCGGTCTATGCTGGCCCGGGAACAACCTTTAAAAAAGTGGGCGTATTGAATCGGGATCAGCAAGTGCTGGTCACGATGATACGGGATCCTTATTTTCGCATTCGCTCTGAGCAAGGACTCTCCGGTTACATCGACGCGCAATCGGCCCAGGTGATCACCCAGGGGCGGCTGTACGGTGTGACCGTGCCCGCCAACATCACCCAGTCCGCTTTCCTCACCTATCAGATCATAGCGATCGATGCCTTTGGCAACGAGAGCAAAACCGAACCGGTCGAAGTCCGTTTGATCGACGACAAACAACTGGCCAAAATGCAGACACGGGCGGGCTTAACGCCCAAAGCGCAGGTCAAATCCCCTGCGACCGTAAAGCCGCTGTCCTCACGCAAATCTTCTCCCTTCTATACCAAACCCGTCTTTTGGCTGGCAGCGGTAGCGGCCGGCGGCGGCGCATATTATCTGTTGAGCGGCGGAGAGGAGGAGCAGACCAAGGACAGTACGGTCTTTTTAAGCATCGAATGGTAG
- a CDS encoding asparaginase: protein MKEKIFVITTGGTIEKIYDEESGTLANRGSVLDEMLRRLRLPYSEIQSYDLLCKDSLQMTDRDRQMILFAVENLLEHKRPVVILHGTDTMEQTAQYLYDHLPGPPAPIVFTGAMTPFGFEKSDALQNFTEALLACQLLPPGIYISMHNHVHPMPGVYKNREKGTFAAHPPAGEPLPRP, encoded by the coding sequence ATGAAAGAAAAAATCTTCGTCATCACCACGGGCGGGACCATCGAAAAGATCTATGATGAGGAGAGCGGTACGCTCGCTAACCGCGGCTCAGTGCTGGACGAAATGCTCCGCCGGCTGCGGCTGCCTTATAGCGAGATCCAGTCCTATGACCTGTTGTGCAAGGATTCTCTGCAGATGACCGATCGGGATCGGCAGATGATCCTGTTCGCGGTGGAGAATCTATTGGAGCACAAGCGCCCGGTCGTCATTTTGCACGGCACAGATACCATGGAGCAAACCGCCCAGTATCTGTATGATCACCTGCCCGGGCCGCCGGCGCCCATTGTTTTTACCGGCGCCATGACCCCGTTCGGCTTTGAAAAATCAGACGCCCTGCAGAATTTTACTGAAGCGCTGCTGGCTTGCCAACTGCTCCCTCCAGGCATCTATATTTCCATGCATAATCATGTTCACCCTATGCCCGGAGTGTATAAAAACCGCGAAAAAGGGACTTTTGCGGCTCACCCCCCCGCCGGTGAGCCTTTGCCACGACCGTAG
- a CDS encoding PQQ-like beta-propeller repeat protein, whose translation MTLTLLFEAAGAQDWPLWRGNSSNSGFENSGPKLPLRQQAAIGSLKIEENGMIVADDMVYITTSDGRLHAYTLNDGQPVAGFPVQVAEGKNYSSPAYSDDKVFVRHGASGNLYAFHALTGSLVWGPIPAGGTQNPRFCGPVIADGKIYVGGGDGYLYAFQVSDGQTVSGFPVAVGADDYGASPAVADGIVYYNSSEGKIFAFNAANGEPVPGYPIELVSSAFKKAPVADDRLQMALGLNASSLTAADGKIYVFAGDDKLY comes from the coding sequence TTGACGTTAACCCTCCTGTTCGAAGCGGCCGGCGCCCAGGATTGGCCGCTCTGGCGCGGCAACAGCAGCAACAGTGGATTTGAAAACAGTGGTCCGAAACTGCCTCTGAGACAACAAGCCGCCATCGGCTCTTTAAAAATTGAAGAGAACGGGATGATTGTGGCCGACGACATGGTCTACATCACCACTTCGGACGGTCGACTGCATGCGTATACGCTCAACGACGGACAACCCGTGGCCGGATTCCCGGTTCAGGTCGCTGAAGGAAAGAATTACAGCTCGCCCGCTTACAGCGATGACAAAGTTTTTGTTCGCCACGGTGCATCCGGCAACCTCTATGCTTTTCATGCACTCACCGGCAGCCTGGTGTGGGGCCCAATTCCGGCCGGCGGCACTCAGAATCCCCGCTTCTGCGGACCAGTCATCGCTGACGGCAAAATTTACGTCGGTGGCGGCGACGGCTATCTGTACGCCTTTCAGGTAAGCGACGGCCAAACCGTGTCCGGCTTTCCCGTGGCCGTGGGCGCCGATGATTATGGCGCGTCCCCGGCTGTGGCCGACGGCATCGTCTATTATAATTCATCTGAAGGAAAAATCTTCGCTTTTAATGCGGCCAACGGTGAACCGGTCCCCGGATACCCCATTGAGCTGGTCTCCTCTGCGTTTAAAAAAGCGCCGGTGGCGGATGACCGATTGCAAATGGCTTTAGGGCTTAACGCCTCCTCTCTGACAGCTGCGGATGGCAAGATCTATGTCTTTGCCGGCGATGACAAGCTTTATG
- the greA gene encoding transcription elongation factor GreA, translated as MKPMYLSKEQFDKLTSELAQMKREDRNKAIRDIAEAREKGDLSENAEYHAAKEKQALVERKIARLEETLSRARIMTDDMMNNDQVHVGSRVTLMDVKTKRQIAYELVPTAEFHTYDVDAVSVDSPVGKALVGKKVNDIVEIKIPAGLVSYRIVNIQ; from the coding sequence ATGAAGCCCATGTACCTTTCCAAAGAGCAGTTTGACAAACTCACTTCGGAACTGGCTCAGATGAAACGGGAGGATCGCAATAAAGCGATCCGGGATATCGCGGAGGCACGAGAAAAGGGCGACCTCTCTGAGAACGCAGAATATCATGCCGCCAAAGAGAAACAGGCTCTAGTCGAACGCAAGATCGCCCGTCTGGAGGAAACCCTGTCGCGCGCGCGGATCATGACCGACGATATGATGAACAATGATCAGGTGCATGTCGGCAGCCGTGTCACTCTGATGGACGTCAAGACCAAACGCCAGATCGCCTACGAGCTCGTGCCCACAGCCGAATTCCACACCTATGATGTGGATGCGGTCTCAGTCGATTCGCCGGTCGGCAAGGCCCTGGTGGGAAAAAAAGTCAACGATATCGTTGAGATCAAGATACCAGCCGGGCTGGTCAGCTATCGGATCGTCAACATCCAATAG